Proteins found in one Crassostrea angulata isolate pt1a10 chromosome 3, ASM2561291v2, whole genome shotgun sequence genomic segment:
- the LOC128176651 gene encoding uncharacterized protein LOC128176651: MAMKGSNVVVTFSFILALFGMSSSVFLGGTISWRENRNKIRYTYRMTYELGTGPCGLGCSERDIGKGTTSRQPFNETYWTCLKGCSNNVTGSNLNYIVTALGESPSWEQGENRFEQRMVDMRFTMSVTIPAILTNGGRVTLTTTIDTRVRNDTQSINASPIAALPLYTGLPFGCVSNVSLPVVDPDGDVIKCRWPEPAECGQNCNQLPEAYLDENFCNIYLNVTNKTGYAAGKRYLVSITVEDFPRYPIKLASTVLLPNQPISSIPIQFYIDIVSSSSQCRPSTTYDTSNFPDNSVASYSFMDFHNHVDFIFPVYISSTRSNATFVQSFSQHINTTILRNNSRGQHHIELYSKWRPIPQQLGENYLCVWGKDNEGVTSRKHCILGLIADSDECVSNPCHGSATCLNLYMKYACICPPGFKGINCQEKILCGENPCLNNSTCFSTPNTASCRCTKGFFGDFCQFEEQPCSSFPCKNGGKCSSFRGELNCKCQNNFVGPDCGSYIVHNDLIGTLKSPLYPPLLLFLVGTLLGCILLWICICVITKRLRAKIQPKVKDQKPSDINKRNTRRFRGPKSTHSEVRQSLDY; encoded by the exons ATGGCAATGAAGGGAAGCAATGTGGTGGTAACGTTCAGTTTTATCCTTGCGCTCTTTGGGATGTCATCGTCTGTATTTCTCGGAGGAACCATTAGCTGGAGAGAAAATAGGAACAAG ATTCGTTACACTTATCGTATGACCTACGAATTGGGTACTGGGCCGTGCGGACTTGGTTGTTCAGAAAGAGACATTGGGAAGGGCACGACCTCCAGACAGCCTTTTAACGAGACATATTGGACGTGCCTAAAAGGATGCTCAAACAATGTTACAGGAAGTAACCTTAACTATATCGTAACTGCTTTGGGAGAAAGTCCAAGCTGGGAACAGGGAGAAAATAGGTTTGAACAAAGAATGGTGGATATGAGATTCACCATGTC AGTAACCATTCCTGCTATCCTGACCAATGGCGGCAGGGTCACACTTACCACTACTATAGACACACGTGTTCGAAACGACACACAGAGCATCAACGCCAGTCCCATAGCCGCTCTGCCTCTTTACACAGG ATTGCCGTTTGGTTGCGTTTCTaatgtttcacttccggttgtGGATCCTGATGGTGACGTAATCAAATGTCGTTGGCCAGAGCCTGCCGAATGTGGACAAAACTGTAACCAGCTACCGGAGGCCTACCTTGATGAG AACTTTTGCAACATATACCTGAATGTTACAAACAAAACGGGATACGCCGCAGGGAAAAGATATCTGGTGTCAATCACGGTCGAAGACTTTCCAAGATATCCAATCAAACTCGCCTCCACAGTCCTACTCCCTAATCAACCAATCAGCAGCATCCCTATCCAG ttttatatagaTATTGTCTCCTCTTCGTCGCAATGCAGACCCTCAACAACTTATGACACCAGCAACTTTCCAGACAACAGTGTTGCATCCTATAGCTTTATGGATTTCCACAAccatgttgattttatttttccggTGTACATTTCGTCcacaag ATCAAACGCCACATTTGTACAAAGTTTTTCTCAACATATCAACACAACAATTTTACGGAATAACTCAAGAGGTCAGCATCATATAGAATTATACTCAAAATGGCGACCGATTCCCCAACAGCTAGGAGAGAACTACCTTTGTGTCTGGGGCAAAGATAATGAAGG TGTTACAAGTAGAAAGCACTGTATTCTGGGTCTCATCGCCG ATTCGGATGAATGTGTTTCCAATCCGTGCCATGGCTCCGCGACTTGCTTGAACCTTTATATGAAGTATGCCTGTATCTGCCCGCCAGGATTTAAAGGCATAAACTGTCAGGAGA AAATATTGTGTGGCGAGAATCCGTGTCTAAACAACAGTACATGTTTCTCCACGCCCAACACTGCATCCTGTCGTTGTACCAAAG GATTTTTTGGAGACTTTTGTCAATTTGAAGAACAACCCTGTTCATCTTTTCCTTGCAAAAATGGAGGCAAATGTAGTTCCTTTCGGGGAGAGCTCAATTGCAAGTGTCAAAATAACTTCGTTGGGCCAGACTGTG GTTCCTATATTGTTCACAATGACCTCATCGGAACACTGAag AGTCCGCTGTACCCACCCCTGTTGCTCTTTTTGGTGGGAACTCTTCTAGGGTGTATCCTGCTCTGGATATGTATATGTGTTATTACCAAACGACTTCGAGCTAAAATACAACCAAAAGTGAAGGACCAAAAGCCATCTGATATCAACAAAAGGAATACTCGCAGGTTTAGGGGACCAAAGAGCACACACTCAGAAGTACGGCAGTCGTTGGATTATTGA